A genome region from Anopheles stephensi strain Indian chromosome 2, UCI_ANSTEP_V1.0, whole genome shotgun sequence includes the following:
- the LOC118503893 gene encoding uncharacterized protein LOC118503893, translating to MVSPSKAKLSRIAGQQQQQQQQQEQQQPQQQLLPSQASSQRKASKKVQLVKGSKPLVYHRFYLDIEQHQIATKIESTIKQLGGSVEFFLNKDITHFITDKLQQDGQYSHTVAAGGGETGDRKEQPPSGTGSNENLTSAHRAPSAVASPAAATGGPTSTTAGTSFTPPRHSQQLQRSSRQLLHLTHQQQTHGQYVNDYEPATSRTSSPCPPPITSSTVAAAAAASSSSTAACITPGGAASVPQQKKRVVVGSGATSGNSTTTATPPVGFDGKVKPIAHPSANSLPAAATALPPRSRADAMLQRVRLQQQQQQQHPSSQQPSSYHLLNSSPLNPTYGAGGSTPTKHGTPSPFYSSSHHKQASPSPIYSPSGAGVAISNRRGPAAPRQNSPVQLARSWGTLIWSAEYALKFLRKVLASLSNENRGGTKGAREGEAGEHRPHRSHRHHHHHHGTSAARAAQHVHHLRGQFIKIECRSAPGSYRPVYKEFKRWPALLLNQKDLAGRRAPFADANEPSPERAVKREEPTQEEDGGATSTNRMTRKLSSTATTTTTTTTQGKNGETVVKKRALEKLPPVAAAAAAPPRDCGYCEICRIEYDSLAVHVQSESHQAFVRNDDNFLSLDRLLGSFGGVGDGDADGEDTAARRGGGAVAVEAFFHQLHNTTTRIRLKAIAGRQQEEQEDGQQQRRKKTSSTTVTVAVTTTAAADDELIATQQTPIGDSRIIKGEEEETAQKQPLTLPQQQQAQDESGGEQRCKQKESSPAKVKRKCSDDADDAQKLQHLCNRVVAEVVVDSDSHKHSQTLPVATTQQDRSDCHQRGGLVGTTETLNNTPATIAQSVIATAFGCSDSDFLANVKQASRSDDTDRVAYEQVEPCESDSNKRCSAAKSGNSASSSSNYLIRRDSGSAQQEQRTTRTRACKQQQQPPEAVTHRRGGERSSSRTVSTVEPARRGSSEEGMFGRRSAIHHHPHNQLNHHNHQKHKSTLSALLLKQQQAREQQQQQRSAFADCSSAVVDHHAAAATAAATGMKVITECRKQRAAEDDDSELVVANKTPVLLTAAPEAVETANVKSPPPTGNRRKRNPRPEQQQQQPEDQNQHAMGLKASTVAMNHHHHHLTDVGAGGNGGTKTRHATELAATLLECDGLDPKNTKRISLGLRQNPKRANLNEDFTSLLDETLERSKSSASTATARRAGQQQQQHQQQSRIRAQTKGKDQGMTTTVKLSAESKVEDAMLNRGCEEEEKASKREHDRLAADDVAGSVVTPGGKQRTAAASRKAAALEDIKVRGIRWRAPSPTTRPPVKSPLLYKVIDHQAGEEQISPNERVTSTARSSAAVAAPTTASRKDASTAGSGSTAPQHQPPNSHPRAVKSSKVAGGASPTKKNGLIVKIRRVRQSELSLLNDEAENFMFPKKDDSSSDEDTDDDRQTSSEGFRPHGGGGTNNYSIDLASSSEGDQHHRGGAAQMMLTAVKREDERHSGDEQQHNAAAAVGGRKRKKAGEHLSSPASTQPSPQKSDGEPVLKRARLDVISSRRKGPRQQSADYEKGQDPAGGRMRFPAAPIQPSAVAAAAAAATKTTTDRLRRSQSCRSESEDKGQDDEQRHDADDEARAAASNESADEGEEEEEEVEQQKGKGRKGTTTTTSHPARGGRRAQRKVVEEPDTTAPVADLCISCVSRSSRGRRGRGGAAGSRRGVRGGVGRGGARRANRGANVSSCTCHLLDASRMPPPSSRRRTNESAERVCTPVPQRGGATGTTRASKTKTTPPSAAAAAVPSTSSALAASSSSLSSASCAAIMTGGSSSSSYIKGKEDGMGAVFKWINFRKRCEEIEPYRFAFERVPSLEPWYETFQRQDDGTEKVYEYFGSTGYRKLPYEMGPLPALGQNCCILNYKVIASRKSNRTASLQSSTSTSTEPASPGGGGGGKKGAGSRLSSSEVQHAATLSESDTKKSSPSSSLSSLPLKKRKLLVQEAAGGGSFKPEGGTSAEASSSSSHSSRIARLIAGGNERPRKSPREHASTLAILSLLQQQQHRKRAAGTIKILTSPRKATTATATTQTTGGSVLEQQHHPLHQQQDAPDSHGEESMSRSCSRASDRGSSRAGSSAGGGIKFDRPLFPDSNYVNSRTLCQELDAFLSDELNRVAGERLGGQTVKKELTEDGELQPGDDDGTGTENKSSNSPSLDHPSVDVPEEIELIPAPSAVQEGIAIERHGLPVSKRDLLDVLQTVGTEPPLSLKLVQRCESVVKRIVQYDRKERPMLATGSGAGLAISSSSPVIGLQLFDSGGSSLGACGPGSASVGGTFLKKRINRTGWPTSKRKIGTRTRLQSRFLLPSATVKKSLSSESVKKEVREEDEEEAKDVARECAVKKQADGEEEGGEDDEEEGDEEDEAEEDEEEEEEEEEELDEQAGPDRRRDATPNKKTVGNRRKRAVDPKPIERRRRKRSYGNPHKAAAACDDEHQSDDGKKVEGDEAVGSLSQERNATAAPSAYDSMPTLRAALMRDNSQLQRHVTTSMLLQSSPSSLRQSSTGLVVPGSLNRGTVPFASSTTGGRDPTATTTVGCDTAILSPTSRSSGSTVLGANCGKYVTKTTTTMTRVDYDGGGGGGGNVTSSGLSPLARVAKHSREEGEQLPDHGDQQREDNRQKQSGGASNRYRGNAATAPTTATTHDSDDKECDSISSRSIFVSDDCDTTSSSTAINPPDDRPPSAMSERPPSSHPNCDHPAESAAIESTKQTELADSSTLLFLGNKATNKTPRTPSERIRNKMVKNRRVAIRMELAGKKKEQKVNKLQHHHHHDVQTKRRKSSSLGPPLPPPSMMPLSPPLTTSTSSSSSSSYGADDKAPLSPQPIASIRRHDGDDDDDDTDEVLPDETSGGQQHSSSSANSGGGGKAIVLTPSKIKTRSATFGFSPPKRTYGGAKLAAKKLPFVSLVKTTFLPARELTAPATIVVNGAGGKARKKTSLSSSSSGGKRNARKTAPSVVEGKVPSGVRKVLKKRLLVVEPTQQQQQQQQVAKKKRMQQVPAKKSKKLLSGSRVKQPKLAVDSGPTVTAGGHFNNNSNSDDPSSTHDCVEKEEEEDPLGVLHEQENPEVQQQNRHHHDHNTADDEEEEEEEEEEEDRDERSNQLMEEHLLEEDDDGDHHHHHHHHDHEEDDGEEDHEELLELERTEEEEEELDGVEEEEEHYELLELLEVDEEQAEQEEQEIEPNEDEEVTHHEDAFLTGADEAAADRKKKRQDDEERKLVMADHDYSDQHDPGAIEVDAEFVEVEELEEEEEEEEDDEDGLVEEEDVEEEEEEEEEHSDDEHVEEEADPPSNFEQQQQQQQQRVKLTFTSCAGASSGATTTASTSAGTATPATKSSSTASSPTKYSPRKLRKPRGRWYRER from the exons TCGGTAGAGTTCTTCCTCAACAAGGATATTACACACTTCATTACCGACAAGCTACAGCAAGACGGACAATACTCCCATACAGTCGCTGCTGGTGGCGGCGAAACTGGCGACCGCAAGGAACAACCACCATCGGGCACTGGCTCTAACGAGAATCTAACCTCAGCGCACCGTGCACCGTCTGCGGTAGCATCTCCGGCAGCGGCAACCGGCGGCCCTACAAGCACAACCGCTGGTACATCGTTCACGCCACCGCGACACTCTCAGCAGTTGCAGCGCAGCTCGCGTCAACTTCTTCATTTgacgcaccagcagcaaacccACGGTCAATATGTAAATGACTACGAACCGGCGACCAGTCGTACATCGTCACCATGTCCACCACCGATAACATCATccacagtagcagcagcagcagcagcatcttcCTCTTCAACGGCAGCATGCATCACTCCCGGTGGTGCAGCATCCGTGCCGCAGCAGAAGaagcgggtggtggtgggatcAGGAGCTACCTCcggcaacagcaccaccaccgctacGCCGCCGGTAGGGTTTGATGGGAAG GTTAAACCAATCGCACACCCATCAGCCAACAGTCtgccggcagcagcaacagcattaCCACCGCGCAGCCGTGCAGATGCTATGCTACAGCGTGTCCgtctacagcagcagcagcaacaacagcatccATCCAGCCAACAGCCATCATCCTACCATTTGCTAAACTCGTCGCCACTCAATCCAACGTACGGCGCGGGCGGATCCACACCGACCAAGCACGGTACACCGTCTCCGTTTTATTCGTCCTCGCATCATAAGCAAGCATCGCCCAGCCCCATCTACAGCCCGTCCGGTGCTGGAGTCGCAATAAGCAATCGGCGGGGACCGGCCGCACCACGCCAGAACAGTCCCGTACAGCTGGCCCGCTCTTGGGGCACGCTTATCTGGAGTGCAGAGTATGCGCTAAAGTTCCTGCGAAAAGTGCTCGCTTCCCTGTCGAACGAGAACCGGGGCGGAACGAAAGGTGCGCGAGAAGGAGAAGCTGGTGAACATCGGCCTCATCGTTCGCAtagacaccaccaccatcatcatggtACGTCCGCGGCCCGTGCAGCGCAGCATGTGCATCATTTGCGCGGCCAGTTCATAAAGATCGAGTGTCGTTCGGCACCGGGCAGCTATCGGCCGGTTTATAAGGAATTTAAACGGTGGCCCGCACTGCTGCTGAACCAGAAGGATCTCGCCGGCCGGCGTGCACCGTTTGCCGACGCGAACGAACCATCTCCGGAGCGGGCGGTAAAGCGGGAGGAACCGACCCAGGAGGAGGACGGTGGTGCGACGAGCACAAATAGGATGACGAGAAAGCTTTCCAGCaccgcaacaacaaccaccaccaccaccacccaaggGAAAAACGGTGAAACGGTGGTGAAAAAGCGGGCGTTGGAAAAGCTGCCGCCTGTTGCGGCTGCTGCGGCGGCTCCACCGCGGGACTGTGGGTATTGCGAGATTTGTCGCATCGAGTACGATTCCCTGGCGGTGCATGTGCAATCGGAAAGCCACCAAGCGTTCGTACGGAACGATGATAACTTTTTGTCACTCGACCGATTGCTAGGTTCCTTCGGAGGGGTTGGTGACGGCGACGCGGACGGTGAGGATACGGCGGCAaggcgtggtggtggtgctgttgctgtggagGCTTTTTTTCACCAGCTGCACAACACAACCACCCGCATCAGGCTGAAAGCAATAGCAGGAAGGCAGCAGGAGGAACAGGAGGACGGACAGCAGCagaggaggaagaaaacatcatcaacaacGGTGACGGTGGCGGTGACGACGACGGCCGCCGCTGACGACGAACTGATcgcaacacaacaaacaccgATCGGAGATAGTAGAATAATAAAgggagaggaagaagaaacagcGCAAAAGCAACCACTGACActaccacagcagcagcaggcacagGATGAAAGTGGTGGTGAGCAACGATGCAAGCAGAAGGAGAGTAGTCCGgcaaaagtgaaacgaaagtGTAGTGATGATGCGGACGATGCTCAGAAGCTGCAGCATTTGTGTAACAGGGTAGTAGCAGAAGTAGTAGTGGACAGTGATTcgcacaaacactcacaaacTCTACCCGTTGCTACCACGCAGCAGGATAGGTCCGACTGTCATCAGCGTGGTGGTTTAGTGGGTACAACGGAAACACTTAACAATACGCCTGCTACGATCGCGCAATCGGTGATAGCGACAGCGTTCGGCTGCAGTGACAGTGATTTTTTAGCTAACGTTAAGCAGGCGAGTCGGTCGGACGATACGGACCGGGTCGCATACGAACAGGTGGAACCGTGTGAAAGTGATAGTAATAAGCGGTGCAGTGCTGCCAAGAGCGGTAATAGTgctagcagtagtagtaattATTTAATACGCCGTGATAGTGGTAGCGCACAGCAGGAGCAAAGGACGACCAGAACCCGGGCGtgcaagcaacagcagcaaccaccggAAGCGGTGACCCATCGTCGTGGTGGTGAGCGTAGCAGCAGTCGAACCGTATCGACCGTAGAGCCAGCACGGAGAGGAAGCAGTGAGGAAGGAATGTTTGGGCGACGGTCAGcaattcatcatcatccgcataATCAACTGAACCATCACAACCATCAGAAGCACAAATCAACGCTCAGCGCACTATTgctcaagcagcagcaggcacgggaacagcagcagcagcagaggagCGCGTTCGCCGATTGTAGTAGTGCTGTTGTCGAtcatcatgctgctgctgctactgctgccgctaCCGGGATGAAAGTGATAACCGAGTGTCGAAAGCAGCGAGCAGCAGAAGACGACGACAGCGAGCTGGTGGTCGCGAACAAAACGCCCGTCCTGCTGACGGCAGCACCGGAAGCCGTAGAAACGGCCAACGTAAAATCACCCCCGCCGACCGGCAACCGGCGGAAGCGTAATCCACGgccagagcagcagcagcagcagccggaggACCAGAACCAGCACGCAATGGGATTGAAAGCGTCGACCGTTGCGAtgaatcaccaccatcatcatcttacCGATGTTGGTGCCGGTGGCAATGGTGGCACGAAAACGCGCCACGCAACGGAACTGGCAGCGACGCTGCTCGAGTGCGATGGGCTCGATCCGAAAAACACGAAACGGATCAGTCTCGGGCTGCGGCAAAACCCGAAGCGGGCAAACCTGAACGAAGACTTTACCAGCCTGCTGGACGAAACGTTGGAACGGTCGAAAAGTTCCGCGTCCACGGCGACGGCACGTCGTGcgggtcagcagcagcagcagcaccagcagcagtcccGGATACGGGCGCAAACGAAGGGAAAGGACCAGGggatgacgacgacggtgaAGCTGTCTGCGGAAAGTAAGGTGGAAGACGCAATGCTGAATCGTGGCTgtgaggaggaagagaaggcAAGCAAGCGTGAGCACGATCGTCTGGCGGCAGATGACGTGGCTGGTAGTGTGGTAACGCCGGGCGGTAAGCAGCGAACAGCAGCTGCCAGCAGGAAGGCGGCCGCACTGGAGGACATTAAGGTGCGCGGTATACGATGGCGGGCGCCGAGCCCGACGACGCGCCCACCCGTCAAATCTCCCCTGCTGTACAAAGTGATCGATCATCAAGCCGGAGAAGAGCAAATCTCACCGAACGAACGAGTAACGTCCACCGCACGGTCATCCGCGGCTGTGGCCGCACCAACCACAGCATCACGCAAGGACGCGTCCACCGCTGGAAGTGGCTCTACCGCCCCGCAACACCAGCCGCCAAACAGTCATCCCCGCGCGGTCAAATCCTCCAAGGTGGCGGGAGGCGCTTCGCCCACCAAAAAGAATGGACTGATCGTGAAGATACGGCGCGTGCGCCAATCCGAGCTGAGTCTGCTGAACGACGAGGCGGAAAACTTTATGTTTCCGAAGAAAGACGACAGCAGCTCGGACGAGGACACCGACGACGATCGGCAAACCTCGTCCGAAGGGTTCCGGccgcacggtggtggtggcaccaATAACTATTCGATCGATTTGGCCAGCAGTAGCGAAGGCGATCAGCACCACCGAGGCGGAGCAGCGCAGATGATGCTGACGGCGGTAAAGCGAGAAGATGAGCGGCATTCCGGGGACGAACAGCAGcacaatgctgctgctgctgttggtggccGGAAGCGTAAGAAAGCTGGTGAACATTTGTCGTCACCGGCGTCCACGCAGCCATCGCCACAGAAATCGGACGGTGAGCCGGTGTTGAAGCGGGCCCGGCTGGACGTGATCAGCTCACGCCGGAAAGGTCCGCGCCAACAGTCGGCCGACTATGAAAAGGGTCAGGATCCTGCCGGTGGTAGGATGCGATTTCCAGCGGCCCCCATCCAGCCAAgcgcagtagcagcagcagcagcagcagcaacaaaaacgacCACCGATCGGTTGCGGCGCAGTCAGTCGTGCCGGAGTGAGTCGGAAGACAAAGGTCAGGATGATGAGCAGCGGCATGACGCTGACGATGAAGCAAGGGCAGCAGCATCGAATGAATCTGCTGACGaaggggaagaagaagaggaagaggtGGAGCAGCAGAAGGGGAAGGGAAGGAAGGGTACCACGACCACCACCTCCCACCCAGCCCGGGGTGGCCGTCGGGCACAGAGGAAAGTGGTCGAGGAACCCGACACGACGGCACCGGTGGCGGATCTTTGCATAAGTTGCGTGTCCCGCTCGAGCCGTGGCCGACGGGGACGGGGTGGAGCAGCCGGAAGCCGCCGTGGTGTACGCGGTGGGGTAGGCCGCGGAGGAGCGAGACGAGCGAACCGGGGCGCAAATGTGTCGTCCTGCACTTGCCACTTGCTGGACGCTTCCCGGATGCCTCCACCGTCCAGCAGGCGGCGTACGAACGAATCCGCCGAGCGGGTGTGTACACCGGTGCCGCAGCGTGGCGGTGCTACCGGCACAACGCGTGCatcgaaaacgaaaaccaCCCCACcaagcgcagcagcagcagcagttcctTCTACTTCATCGGCATTAGCAGCATCCTCATCGTCGCTATCGTCCGCTAGTTGTGCGGCCATTATGaccggcggcagcagcagcagcagctacatcAAGGGCAAGGAGGATGGGATGGGGGCAGTATTCAAGTGGATCAACTTTCGGAAACGGTGCGAAGAGATTGAACCGTATCGGTTCGCGTTCGAGCGGGTCCCGTCGCTGGAACCGTGGTACGAAACGTTTCAGCGGCAGGACGACGGTACGGAGAAGGTGTACGAATACTTTGGCAGCACCG GCTACCGGAAACTACCGTACGAGATGGGTCCGCTGCCGGCGCTCGGTCAGAACTGTTGTATACTAAACTATAAGGTGATCGCGAGCCGCAAATCGAACCGAACCGCATCACTTCAATCCTCCACATCGACCTCAACCGAGCCGGCGTCACcgggcggcggcggtggtggtaagAAAGGCGCAGGATCGCGGCTCAGCTCGTCCGAGGTGCAGCACGCGGCCACGCTCAGTGAATCGGACACGAAAAAATCATCCCCCTCCTCATCGCTATCCTCGTTGCCGTTGAAAAAACGTAAACTATTGGTGCAGGAAGCCGCTGGTGGCGGCTCGTTCAAACCGGAAGGTGGAACGTCGGCCGAAGCGAGTAGCAGCTCGAGTCACAGCAGCCGTATAGCGCGGCTGATTGCCGGTGGAAACGAGCGGCCACGCAAATCGCCCCGCGAACACGCTTCAACCCTCGCGATACTAAGCctgctccagcagcagcagcaccggaaGCGGGCGGCGGGCACTATTAAGATTCTTACCAGCCCGAGGAAAGCCACCACGGCAACGGCCACAACACAAACGACGGGCGGCAGCGTGCtagagcagcagcaccatccgttgcaccagcagcaagaCGCACCGGACAGCCATGGCGAGGAGTCGATGAGCCGGTCCTGCTCACGGGCAAGCGATCGTGGCAGTTCGCGGGCCGGTTCGTCTGCCGGCGGCGGTATCAAGTTCGATAGACCGCTCTTCCCGGACAGCAACTACGTCAACAGTCGTACGTTGTGCCAGGAGCTGGATGCGTTCCTGTCGGACGAGCTGAACCGTGTCGCTGGAGAGCGGTTGGGTGGTCAAACTGTCAAAAAAGAGCTTACGGAAGATGGTGAACTGCAGCcgggggatgatgatggtacggGGACGGAAAACAAATCTTCCAACAGTCCATCGCTCGACCATCCGTCGGTGGATGTGCCGGAAGAAATAGAGCTCATTCCTGCGCCATCGGCCGTCCAGGAAGGTATTGCCATCGAACGGCACGGATTGCCCGTAAGCAAGCGTGATCTGTTGGATGTGTTGCAGACGGTTGGCACGGAACCACCGCTCAGCCTGAAGCTCGTACAGCGGTGTGAATCCGTGGTGAAGCGGATCGTTCAGTACGATCGGAAGGAACGCCCGATGCTGGCTACCGGATCCGGTGCGGGGCTTGCCATTTCATCCTCCTCGCCCGTGATCGGTCTTCAGCTGTTTGACAGCGGGGGTTCGAGCTTGGGTGCGTGTGGCCCGGGCAGCGCAAGTGTCGGTGGAACATTCCTCAAGAAGCGCATCAATCGGACCGGTTGGCCAACGAGCAAGCGCAAAATCGGTACCCGCACCCGGCTGCAATCGAGGTTCCTGTTACCATCGGCGACGGTTAAGAAATCGCTTTCGAGCGAATCGGTAAAAAAGGAAGTGCGGGAAGAGGACGAAGAAGAGGCGAAGGATGTGGCGCGCGAGTGTGCGGTGAAGAAGCAAGCGGAtggtgaagaagaaggcgGTGAGGACGATGAAGAGGAAGGCGACGAAGAGgatgaagcagaagaagacgaggaggaggaggaggaggaggaggaggagctcGACGAGCAGGCAGGTCCGGATAGGAGAAGGGACGCGACCCCCAATAAAAAGACTGTCGGCAATCGTCGGAAGCGAGCGGTAGATCCGAAACCCATCgaacgaagaagaaggaagcgtTCCTATGGAAACCCACACAAGGCGGCTGCTGCTTGCGATGACGAGCATCAGTCGGACGATGGGAAAAAGGTCGAAGGGGACGAAGCGGTTGGGTCGCTGTCGCAGGAGCGAAATGCTACTGCTGCCCCTTCTGCATACGATTCGATGCCAACGCTTCGTGCTGCGCTAATGCGTGACAACAGTCAGCTGCAGCGTCATGTGACCACGTCGATGTTGCTGCAATCATCCCCTTCATCCCTGCGGCAATCGTCCACCGGTTTAGTGGTGCCCGGGAGCTTAAATCGTGGCACTGTTCCTTTTGCTTCCTCTACGACGGGTGGTCGGGATCCAACAGCGACAACGACGGTCGGTTGCGATACTGCGATACTGAGCCCAACGTCCCGTTCGTCGGGGTCTACAGTTTTAGGAGCGAATTGTGGCAAATACGTAACGaaaactaccaccaccatgaCGCGGGTTGATTACgatggtggaggaggaggaggaggtaaTGTCACTTCTAGTGGATTGTCTCCGTTGGCCCGTGTTGCCAAACATTCCCGCGAGGAAGGCGAACAGCTGCCGGATCACGGCGATCAGCAGCGGGAAGACAATCGGCAAAAGCAATCCGGTGGCGCCTCGAACCGTTACCGAGGTAACGCTGCAACTGCACCGACAACGGCGACGACGCACGATAGCGACGATAAGGAGTGTGATTCGATCAGCTCCCGTAGCATCTTCGTCAGCGATGACTGTGATACAACCTCCTCCTCGACCGCCATTAACCCGCCCGACGATCGTCCACCGTCGGCAATGAGCGAACGGCCGCCATCTTCTCACCCCAACTGTGATCATCCGGCGGAGAGTGCCGCCATAGAATCGACGAAGCAAACCGAACTCGCGGACTCATCGACGCTCCTGTTTCTCGGCAACAAAGCTACCAACAAAACGCCCCGGACGCCGAGCGAACGGATACGGAACAAAATGGTGAAAAATCGCCGCGTCGCTATACGGATGGAGTTGGCCGGTAAGAAGAAGGAGCAGAAGGTAAACAAACttcaacaccaccatcaccatgacGTACAAACGAAGCGAAGAAAATCGTCCTCGCTCGGTCCACCGCTACCACCGCCCTCCATGATGCCCCTATCGCCTCCGCTAACAACCTCCACCTCCTCGTCGTCCTCTTCCTCGTACGGTGCGGACGATAAAGCACCGCTATCGCCGCAACCGATCGCATCGATACGACGGCACGAtggcgacgatgacgatgacgacacCGACGAGGTGCTACCGGATGAAACGAGCGGCGGGCAGCAACATTCTTCTTCCAGTGCcaacagtggtggtggtggtaaggCTATCGTTCTTACACCATCGAAAATCAAGACTCGCTCGGCGACGTTTGGCTTCTCGCCCCCGAAGCGTACCTACGGCGGGGCGAAACTGGCCGCCAAAAAGCTTCCCTTCGTAAGCTTGGTAAAGACAACGTTTTTACCGGCGCGAGAGCTTACGGCACCGGCCACGATCGTTGTAAATGGTGCCGGTGGGAAGGCAAGGAAGAAAACGAGCctaagtagcagcagcagcggcggcaaGCGCAATGCGCGTAAGACGGCACCCTCTGTGGTGGAAGGAAAGGTGCCATCTGGTGTGAGAAAGGTGCTCAAGAAGCGATTGCTAGTAGTGGAGccaacgcagcagcagcagcagcagcagcaggtggcgaagaagaagcgaatGCAACAGGTGCCTgctaaaaaaagtaaaaagctGCTGTCTGGTTCGAGGGTGAAACAGCCAAAACTCGCCGTCGACTCTGGTCCAACAGTTACTGCTGGTGGTCATTTCAACAATAACAGCAATAGTGATGATCCTTCAAGTACGCACGATTGTGTGGaaaaggaggaggaagaggatcCTTTGGGTGTGCTGCACGAGCAGGAGAATCCTGAGGTACAGCAGCAGAATCGTCATCATCACGATCATAATACTGCtgatgatgaggaggaggaggaggaggaggaggaggaggaggaccgAGACGAGCGTAGTAATCAGCTAATGGAGGAGCATTTGCTGGAGGAAGACGACGATGGcgaccatcaccaccaccaccaccaccacgatcaTGAGGAAGATGACGGGGAGGAGGATCACGAGGAGCTGCTGGAGTTGGAGCGCacggaagaggaggaagaggagctGGATGGTgtcgaggaggaggaggagcacTACGAACTGCTCGAGCTGCTGGAGGTGGATGAGGAACAGGCGGAGCAAGAAGAGCAAGAGATCGAACCGAATGAGGATGAGGAGGTGACGCATCACGAGGATGCGTTTCTAACGGGTGCAGATGAGGCGGCAGCTGACCGGAAGAAGAAGCGTCAGGATGATGAGGAACGGAAACTCGTCATGGCCGACCATGACTACAGCGATCAGCACGATCCCGGCGCGATCGAGGTGGATGCGGAGTTTGTTGAGGTGGAAGagctggaggaggaggaggaggaggaggaggatgacgAGGACGGTCTCGTGGAGGAAGAAGATGtagaggaagaggaggaggaagaggaagagcaTAGTGATGATGAGCATGTGGAGGAAGAAGCCGATCCGCCATCCAActtcgaacagcagcagcagcagcagcagcagcgtgtgaAGCTCACCTTCACGTCCTGTGCTGGTGCTTCGTCTGGTGCGACTACTACGGCTAGTACTAGTGCCGGCACAGCAACGCCCGCGACGAAAAGCTCCTCCACGGCGTCCTCCCCGACCAAGTACAGCCCTCGCAAGCTGCGCAAACCTCGTGGCCGGTGGTATCGGGAACGATGA